A portion of the Rhipicephalus sanguineus isolate Rsan-2018 unplaced genomic scaffold, BIME_Rsan_1.4 Seq944, whole genome shotgun sequence genome contains these proteins:
- the LOC125756844 gene encoding uncharacterized protein LOC125756844: MDLTALSRTGIENLEPLTSTDIKQAWGKLKAAPLYAAREHKDLCHVEAPPPPPLAPLFALFVYSMMRDTFRGNSATRYGKECEPKALDRYMQMTGDAVTWIGFVVHPDLPWLGYSPDSVIFKNGG; this comes from the exons ATGGACTTGACGGCACTATCAAG GACCGGCATAGAGAATCTGGAGCCGTTGACTTCTACGGATATCAAACAAGCCTGGGGCAAGCTTAAGGCAGCTCCTCTGTATGCTGCACGAGAGCACAAGGACCTATGCCATGTagaggctccccccccccccccgcttgcaCCTCTCT ttgcgctgttcgtttattcaaTGATGAGAGATACTTTCCGCGGGAACTCTGCCACACGGTATGGCAAAGAATGCGAGCCGAAAGCTCTGGATAGGTATATGCAGATGACTGGAGATGCAGTAACATGGATTGGATTTGTAGTCCACCCAGATTTGCCATGGCTCGGCTACAGTCCAGATAGCGTCATATTTAAGAATG GCGGCTAG